One window of Methanobacterium alkalithermotolerans genomic DNA carries:
- a CDS encoding CpaF family protein, which yields MTPDIKTEIIEEELIPNYNVSVPKFSDRERTLLNEIREKLVEVAVSKGDEFRVDEESFTKEVKEFLRIKGVRNIDKLASQISQEMLGYGELDPMIKDDDLEEIMVIGINKPVFVYHRKIGMMISNVAFEQDSDIKALIDVIARQVNRRIDQQTPILDARLPDGSRVNATIPPVSADGSSLTIRKFKKDPLTVIDLINFKTMSSHLAAFMWVCTDGLGVKPCNAIIAGGTGSGKTTTLNTVAAFVPPRERIITIEDTLELQLPHSHVLRMETRPPNIEGKGELDMDTLVKNSLRQRPDRVIVGEVRGIEAITLFTALNTGHAGFGTLHSNTARETITRLVNPPMNVPNIMIPALDFIIMQNRMYRPQGGSIRRITEVAEVVGMEEGNVQLNRVFEWNNVTDKVEYVGIASQTVRAIADLRGVSVTEVEEEIEKRRLVLEFMADKGIRAIEEVGNYINEYYRDSDELLERVL from the coding sequence ATGACTCCTGATATTAAAACGGAAATTATAGAAGAGGAATTAATACCTAACTATAATGTGAGTGTTCCTAAATTTAGTGATAGGGAAAGAACACTGCTTAATGAAATCCGGGAAAAATTAGTGGAAGTTGCTGTTTCTAAAGGTGATGAATTCCGGGTTGATGAAGAAAGCTTTACCAAAGAAGTTAAAGAATTCTTAAGGATTAAAGGGGTACGTAATATTGATAAACTGGCTTCACAGATATCTCAGGAAATGTTAGGATATGGTGAACTGGACCCCATGATTAAAGATGATGATCTGGAAGAAATCATGGTTATTGGAATAAATAAGCCTGTTTTTGTTTATCACCGAAAAATCGGTATGATGATTTCCAATGTTGCTTTTGAGCAGGATTCAGATATTAAAGCATTGATTGATGTTATTGCTCGTCAGGTTAATAGAAGAATTGACCAGCAAACCCCTATTTTAGATGCAAGGCTACCTGATGGTTCCCGGGTAAATGCCACCATACCTCCTGTTTCTGCAGATGGTTCATCTCTTACTATTCGTAAATTTAAAAAAGATCCCTTAACTGTTATTGATTTAATTAATTTTAAAACCATGTCTTCCCATCTGGCGGCATTTATGTGGGTATGTACTGATGGACTGGGAGTAAAACCCTGCAATGCGATTATTGCAGGAGGTACCGGGTCAGGTAAAACCACTACCTTGAATACAGTAGCAGCATTTGTTCCACCTAGAGAGAGAATAATCACCATTGAAGATACTCTGGAACTTCAATTGCCTCATTCACATGTACTGCGGATGGAGACCCGACCACCTAATATTGAAGGTAAGGGTGAACTGGACATGGATACTCTGGTAAAGAACTCCTTACGTCAGCGTCCCGACCGGGTAATTGTAGGAGAAGTAAGGGGTATTGAGGCTATTACTTTATTTACAGCCCTTAATACAGGGCACGCTGGTTTTGGAACCCTTCACTCTAATACGGCCCGGGAAACTATCACCCGGCTGGTTAACCCTCCCATGAATGTTCCTAATATTATGATACCTGCTCTTGATTTCATTATAATGCAAAACCGGATGTACCGACCACAGGGAGGTTCCATACGTCGTATAACTGAAGTAGCTGAAGTAGTAGGTATGGAAGAAGGAAATGTACAGCTAAACCGGGTTTTTGAATGGAACAATGTTACTGACAAGGTGGAATATGTGGGAATTGCCAGTCAGACCGTGCGAGCCATTGCTGATTTAAGAGGAGTCAGTGTGACGGAAGTAGAAGAAGAAATAGAAAAAAGAAGACTTGTACTGGAATTCATGGCTGATAAAGGAATACGGGCTATTGAAGAAGTTGGAAACTATATCAATGAATACTATCGCGACTCAGACGAATTATTAGAACGCGTACTTTGA
- a CDS encoding PDGLE domain-containing protein, protein MDKFVLGGLVVAILIAILAPYLASSDPDGLESAAEKIINPEVSDEAVLESPMPDYVIPSLGEDPVSGVVAIIIGVLVVFGLAYGLGYILKKKET, encoded by the coding sequence ATGGATAAATTTGTATTAGGCGGTTTAGTGGTGGCCATATTAATAGCCATCCTGGCCCCCTACCTGGCTTCCAGTGACCCTGATGGGTTGGAAAGCGCAGCAGAAAAAATAATCAATCCCGAAGTCTCTGATGAAGCCGTTTTAGAGTCACCTATGCCTGATTATGTTATACCCTCTTTAGGGGAAGACCCTGTTTCTGGAGTGGTGGCCATAATAATAGGAGTTTTAGTGGTATTTGGATTGGCCTATGGTCTGGGCTATATCCTGAAAAAGAAAGAAACTTAA
- the cbiQ gene encoding cobalt ECF transporter T component CbiQ has product MHVGISQIESESSKKSIIHSLDGRIKLIITLCIIIYAVYTTKIPVLWIMELYLLVLILVSKVSFSYAIKRVLLILPFGGFIALFQPFIVPGVVIYTLPLDITITYEGAIFGILLLSRLIVCLTAVVLLSSVTPIQEIVNSGRRMGFPRELALILSLTIRYLFMFYDELERIRNAQKTRCFDIWNKKTSYMWRLRQIAYTIVMLFLRSYEQGEKVYFSMLSRGYTGESDMYREKKKMSFNDYLFIVLTLILILAIELIRYFYFI; this is encoded by the coding sequence ATGCACGTTGGAATTAGCCAGATTGAAAGTGAAAGCAGTAAAAAAAGTATTATCCACAGCCTTGATGGTCGTATTAAGTTAATTATAACCCTATGCATTATTATTTATGCAGTATACACTACCAAAATACCGGTTCTATGGATAATGGAGCTGTATCTTTTAGTACTCATTTTAGTATCAAAAGTTTCATTTTCCTATGCCATTAAAAGGGTGCTTCTGATTTTACCGTTTGGGGGATTCATAGCTCTTTTCCAACCATTTATAGTGCCCGGCGTAGTTATATACACTCTACCCCTGGATATAACTATTACCTATGAAGGGGCCATATTTGGAATCCTTTTACTCTCCCGTTTAATAGTATGTTTAACCGCAGTGGTTTTATTATCTTCAGTAACTCCCATTCAAGAAATAGTTAATTCTGGAAGACGAATGGGCTTTCCTCGAGAGCTGGCCCTTATACTGAGCTTAACCATACGCTATCTTTTCATGTTTTATGATGAATTAGAAAGAATCCGGAATGCTCAAAAAACTAGATGCTTTGATATATGGAATAAAAAAACATCTTATATGTGGAGACTGCGACAAATTGCCTATACCATAGTAATGTTATTTTTAAGATCATATGAACAGGGGGAGAAGGTATACTTCAGTATGTTAAGCAGGGGATATACCGGGGAATCCGATATGTACCGGGAAAAAAAGAAGATGAGTTTTAATGATTACCTCTTCATAGTCTTAACCCTGATTTTAATTCTTGCTATCGAATTAATCCGATACTTTTACTTTATTTAA
- a CDS encoding type II secretion system F family protein: MVLKSIKNLFDKIGGATLDSSKKVGEGVQVPVNKLGGIKTNSFKSGGFNKGGFKPRETSSRIIKRMKMSQEEIEVFKGLIESEKDLKKPSEDEKIKKEAFQKASLEEILKEEDKEGLDPKLIIGMGLGSGVIIFIAIIALGFGIEIGLALLLMVVLMSVVILFLPNLQKGKRSSEASRELPYALRQMATELRAGLGLHDSMRSVAMSGYGALSEEFARTLEEIKYGETTESALIDMGERIQSDGLKRAVYQITRTLNSGGDLAKTLNVIAEDIAYELRMKLKDYSQKLNSFTMIYMFIAILGPVILLIMLLAASTVMGEIMPPMAIMVLYLFLFPMVVGFLAFMVKRLEPQL, encoded by the coding sequence ATGGTTTTAAAAAGTATTAAGAACCTCTTTGATAAAATTGGTGGAGCTACTCTAGATTCCAGTAAAAAAGTGGGCGAGGGTGTTCAAGTTCCTGTAAATAAACTGGGAGGAATAAAAACAAATAGCTTTAAATCAGGAGGTTTTAATAAAGGTGGGTTTAAACCCCGCGAAACTTCTTCCCGCATTATCAAACGAATGAAAATGAGTCAGGAAGAAATAGAGGTTTTTAAAGGCTTGATTGAATCTGAAAAAGATTTAAAAAAACCTTCTGAAGATGAAAAAATTAAAAAAGAAGCATTTCAAAAAGCTTCTCTTGAAGAAATCTTAAAAGAAGAGGATAAAGAGGGGCTGGATCCTAAACTTATTATAGGTATGGGATTAGGGTCTGGTGTTATTATTTTTATTGCTATTATAGCATTAGGGTTTGGAATAGAAATAGGTCTGGCTTTACTTTTAATGGTTGTTTTGATGTCGGTAGTAATTTTATTTTTACCTAATCTGCAAAAAGGTAAAAGATCATCTGAGGCTTCACGGGAGCTACCCTATGCTCTACGTCAAATGGCTACAGAACTCAGAGCAGGATTAGGTCTACATGATAGTATGCGCTCTGTGGCCATGTCCGGGTACGGTGCTCTTTCAGAAGAGTTTGCCCGAACACTGGAGGAAATCAAATATGGTGAAACCACTGAATCGGCTTTAATAGATATGGGCGAACGTATCCAATCTGATGGTTTAAAAAGAGCAGTTTATCAGATAACAAGAACCCTGAATAGTGGAGGGGATTTGGCCAAGACTTTAAATGTAATTGCCGAGGATATTGCTTATGAATTACGGATGAAATTAAAAGATTATTCCCAGAAGCTAAACTCCTTTACCATGATCTATATGTTCATTGCCATTTTAGGTCCAGTTATATTGTTGATTATGCTTTTAGCGGCTTCAACTGTTATGGGTGAAATAATGCCTCCCATGGCTATAATGGTGTTGTATTTATTCCTCTTCCCTATGGTGGTTGGATTTCTGGCTTTCATGGTAAAAAGACTGGAACCACAACTCTAA
- the cbiM gene encoding cobalt transporter CbiM — MHIPDGFIPLWQAVIYYIIAIIVGFYSIRWARTSLDERKVPLLAVLAAGIFAIQAMNIPIPWGTSGHMVGAALVAIVIGSPFAGFLVLTTVLIIQALFFGDGGVTALGINIFNMAIISSWVGFYGFKWLKPVISEVPAVFIAAWASIFLAAIACAIELFLAGTFPLTLGLYFMGLYHAVIGVVGEGLITTIAYLAIKGVRPDLISGEEVGSHG; from the coding sequence TTGCATATACCTGATGGTTTTATACCCTTATGGCAGGCTGTAATTTATTACATCATAGCCATTATAGTGGGTTTCTATTCTATTAGATGGGCCCGCACCAGTCTTGATGAACGTAAAGTTCCCCTACTTGCTGTATTAGCAGCAGGTATTTTCGCTATTCAGGCCATGAATATACCCATACCCTGGGGTACCAGCGGCCATATGGTGGGAGCCGCCCTGGTGGCAATTGTCATTGGTAGTCCCTTTGCAGGATTTTTAGTTTTAACCACCGTACTTATAATCCAGGCATTATTCTTCGGAGACGGAGGAGTTACCGCCCTGGGAATCAACATATTCAACATGGCCATAATTTCTAGCTGGGTTGGTTTCTATGGATTCAAATGGTTAAAACCAGTAATTAGTGAAGTTCCTGCAGTATTTATAGCTGCCTGGGCATCTATATTTTTAGCCGCTATTGCCTGTGCCATTGAATTATTCCTGGCCGGTACCTTCCCTTTAACTCTTGGTTTGTACTTCATGGGACTCTATCACGCTGTAATCGGTGTGGTTGGTGAAGGATTAATAACTACCATAGCCTACCTGGCTATTAAAGGAGTTAGACCAGATCTTATTTCCGGGGAGGAGGTGGGTTCTCATGGATAA